In Rhinatrema bivittatum chromosome 1, aRhiBiv1.1, whole genome shotgun sequence, a single genomic region encodes these proteins:
- the LOC115084374 gene encoding uncharacterized protein LOC115084374 isoform X2 — MYGASGPCRRGGVIRTYGRRQLYRRVQAQRWLSPQCQQHVFSTSSSASSSSFSSSCEALAYPDYRPSKKARGSAASSCEALADPDYRPSKKARGSGPSRPGRAGESPADGSRAGPRKKKAQGAMKLRARRKRSARADQGTEEEEEGKENDAPDPDRGGLPFLLPAPQDKFITNRRRFKARDSQTQTLKLTSSSQKDRPPPAERRLMPLKAHAVISKPPLLCSTPAQSSRAGALATKPSRRLVPFSQDLEESILHSFGTESVSGSWNMNSPTHSSSQNPPQLRAEQFLRQSCSLSNSKSVISIASSTAGHGNGSVFSCSAELFSQELNLEGKEGEISTEEKGTSSSAFQYCSGYVQRDAEVLFVNKQKGYLQPVVALENCVSISLAQSSGQEMSRLLECWKDKHKIAEINPKILKHLQQMNHFSTNTSVPASFGSARHGTKEQAGLPQNEGLIVGKGDQDSHCKKLDVCSAKRSHNRMGTLPQMTVNSVRMKPLLIDSQKATVSSPLLKQQHCKRTDSLLYTSTVSQKMVRSGQRALPSDCIGTGRKVCISGFSSKRWGKRTRTRPTNAAVKTVKEKEQNCSFKNNHKQGSLLEYGLKLRKRAEKRVIPDDDITESRDAQFSLLNSSSLNSSAFQNLSQDTSGLQYWTRLRATLSLHKKKKVEARVETCRLELTCTSTERSYLGAPITSYSQLSNITPLGKQLNRCQTLPRHSMSLLTPMKYSSLCEELLTDAEKVFEECQQTEAISFSECIPQNKMSKCEKIGEGVFGEVFKTISSGNHVALKIIPIEGSDTVNGETQKNFGEILPEIIISRELSLLCEESENSTDGFIKLHSVHCVKGSYPQYLLQAWDTYNKSRGSENDNPALFGNDQLFIILEFEFGGSDLENMRDELSSVNSAKSILHQVTVALAVAEEALRFEHRDLHWGNILVKRTTVKTLRYNLHGSTFEIPTQGVQANIIDYTLSRLEKDGLTVFCDIATDEALFQGQGDYQFDVYRSMRQENANNWSGYHPHSNVLWLHYLADKLIKEMRYRKKPNTSAMKGVHRKLVQFHREVLGFGSASEVLQKSPLFR, encoded by the exons ATGTACGGAGCCTCGGGACCCTGCCGGCGGGGCGGCGTGATCCGCACGTACGGCAGGCGGCAGCTCTACCGCCGGGTGCAAGCGCAGCGCTGGCTCTCGCCCCAGTGCCAGCAGCACGTCTTCTCCACCAGCTcgtccgcctcctcctcctccttctcctcttcctgcgaGGCGCTCGCCTACCCCGACTACCGGCCGAGCAAGAAGGCGAGGGGGAGCGCCGCCTCCTCCTGCGAGGCGCTCGCCGACCCCGACTACCGGCCCAGCAAGAAG GCGAGGGGGAGCGGCCCTTCCAGACCCGGGCGCGCAGGCGAGAGCCCGGCCGATGGCAGCCGAGCCGGCCCCCGCAAGAAGAAGGCCCAGGGGGCGATGAAGCTCCGGGCCCGGAGGAAAAGGAGCGCCCGGGCGGACCAAGGgaccgaggaggaggaggaggggaaagagaatGATGCCCCGGATCCGGATCGGGGTGgccttcccttccttcttcccgCGCCTCAGGACAAGTTTATCACCAATCGCAGGAGATTCAAAGCCCGGGACTCGCAAACGCAAACACTAAAGCTGACAAGCAGCAGTCAGAAGGACCGGCCGCCGCCGGCAGAGAGACGCCTAATGCCCTTGAAGGCTCATGCAGTCATCAGCAAACCCCCCCTCCTATGCAGTACACCGGCCCAGTCATCCAGGGCGGGCGCTCTGGCCACCAAACCTTCCAGGAGGCTCGTCCCTTTCAGCCAGGACCTGGAGGAGAGCATCTTGCACAGTTTTGGTACAGAGTCGGTGTCCGGGTCCTGGAATATGAATTCTCCTACCCATTCATCCTCTCAAAATCCACCTCAGCTGAGGGCAGAGCAGTTCCTACGACAAAGCTGCAGTTTGTCTAACTCTAAGTCTGTCATTTCTATTGCCAGCAGCACTGCTGGTCATGGTAACGGCAGTGTTTTTTCCTGTAGTGCAGAGCTGTTCTCCCAAGAATTGAACctagaggggaaggagggagagatttCTACAGAGGAAAAGGGAACTTCGTCGTCAGCATTTCAGTATTGCTCTGGCTATGTGCAGAGAGACGCAGAAGTACTATttgtaaacaaacaaaaaggatATCTTCAACCAGTGGTGGCCTTGGAGAACTGTGTTAGCATCAGTCTAGCTCAGTCCTCTGGTCAAGAGATGTCAAGGCTGTTAGAATGTTGGAAGGACAAGCATAAAATTGCTGAAATAAACCCCAAGATTCTTAAGCATTTGCAACAGATGAACCACTTCAGCACAAATACATCAGTTCCAGCTTCCTTTGGAAGTGCAAGGCATGGAACAAAAGAACAAGCTGGTCTCCCTCAGAACGAAGGGTTGATAGTGGGAAAAGGTGATCAAGATAGCCACTGTAAGAAGTTGGATGTGTGCAGTGCAAAAAGAAGCCACAACAGAATGGGGACACTTCCTCAAATGACTGTGAATTCCGTGAGGATGAAGCCTTTGCTGATTGATAGTCAGAAAGCTACAGTTAGCAGCCCGTTGCTGAAACAGCAGCATTGCAAAAGGACAGACTCCTTGCTTTATACAAGTACAGTCTCACAGAAGATGGTCAGGAGTGGTCAAAGAGCATTACCTTCTGATTGTATTGGTACTGGGCGAAAGGTGTGCATCAGTGGTTTCAGCTCTAAGAGATGGGGAAAGCGAACAAGAACCCGCCCAACAAATGCAGCAGTAAAAACTGTCAAGGAAAAGGAGCAGAACTGTTCCTTCAAAAATAATCATAAACAGGGCTCACTGCTAGAGTATGGCCTCAAGCTCAGGAAGCGTGCTGAAAAGAGAGTAATCCCGGATGACGACATCACAGAGAGCAGGGATGCACAATTCAGTCTTCTGAATTCATCCTCGTTGAACTCCTCTGCCTTTCAGAATCTTTCCCAGGATACCTCAGGCCTGCAATATTGGACTCGACTGAGGGCTACTCTGTCTTTACACAAGAAGAAGAAAGTGGAGGCTCGCGTAGAGACATGTAGACTAGAATTGACATGCACAAGCACTGAGAGAAGCTACCTTGGTGCTCCAATAACTTCATATTCACAGCTTTCTAACATCACCCCTTTGGGGAAGCAGTTGAATAGGTGTCAGACCTTACCAAGACATTCCATGAGTCTTTTGACACCAATGAAGTATTCATCACTTTGTGAGGAACTTCTTACTGATGCGGAAAAGGTTTTTGAAGAGTGCCAGCAGACTGAGGCAATCTCATTTTCCGAGTGCATTccacaaaacaaaatgagcaaGTGTGAGAAGATTGGCGAGGGCGTCTTTGGAGAGGTTTTTAAAACCATCAGCAGTGGGAATCATGTGGCTCTCAAGATTATTCCTATTGAGGGCAGTGACACGGTGAATGGAGAGACCCAAAAGAACTTTGGGGAAATTCTTCCCGAAATCATCATTTCCAGGGAACTGAGTCTGTTATGTGAGGAAAGTGAGAACAGCACAGATGGGTTCATAAAACTGCATTCAGTCCACTGTGTTAAAGGTTCTTATCCACAatatcttctccaagcctggGACACCTATAACAAAAGCAGAGGTTCTGAAAACGACAATCCAGCTCTGTTTGGAAATGATCAGCTTTTCATCATTCTAGAGTTTGAATTTGGAGGCAGTGACTTGGAGAATATGAGAGACGAATTGTCATCAGTGAATTCTGCAAAGAGTATTCTGCATCAAGTGACTGTAGCATTGGCTGTGGCGGAAGAGGCTTTGCGTTTCGAGCACCGGGATCTTCACTGGGGGAACATCTTGGTGAAGCGAACAACTGTCAAAACTCTAAGGTACAATCTGCATGGCTCAACTTTTGAGATCCCAACACAGGGTGTTCAAGCCAATATCATTGATTACACATTGTCCCGACTGGAGAAAGATGGCCTCACGGTCTTTTGTGACATTGCTACGGACGAGGCACTTTTCCAAGGGCAGGGAGACTATCAGTTTGACGTCTATCGCTCCATGAGGCAGGAGAATGCAAATAACTGGTCAGGGTACCATCCGCACTCCAACGTCCTCTGGCTCCACTACCTAGCCGACAAACTGATAAAAGAAATGCGCTATCGGAAGAAGCCCAACACCTCAGCCATGAAAGGCGTTCACAGGAAGCTAGTTCAGTTCCACAGGGAAGTACTTGGGTTTGGTTCTGCTTCAGAGGTCCTTCAGAAAAGTCCTCTCTTCCGATAG
- the LOC115084374 gene encoding uncharacterized protein LOC115084374 isoform X1, translated as MYGASGPCRRGGVIRTYGRRQLYRRVQAQRWLSPQCQQHVFSTSSSASSSSFSSSCEALAYPDYRPSKKARGSAASSCEALADPDYRPSKKARGSAAAASSCEALADPDYRPSKKARGSGPSRPGRAGESPADGSRAGPRKKKAQGAMKLRARRKRSARADQGTEEEEEGKENDAPDPDRGGLPFLLPAPQDKFITNRRRFKARDSQTQTLKLTSSSQKDRPPPAERRLMPLKAHAVISKPPLLCSTPAQSSRAGALATKPSRRLVPFSQDLEESILHSFGTESVSGSWNMNSPTHSSSQNPPQLRAEQFLRQSCSLSNSKSVISIASSTAGHGNGSVFSCSAELFSQELNLEGKEGEISTEEKGTSSSAFQYCSGYVQRDAEVLFVNKQKGYLQPVVALENCVSISLAQSSGQEMSRLLECWKDKHKIAEINPKILKHLQQMNHFSTNTSVPASFGSARHGTKEQAGLPQNEGLIVGKGDQDSHCKKLDVCSAKRSHNRMGTLPQMTVNSVRMKPLLIDSQKATVSSPLLKQQHCKRTDSLLYTSTVSQKMVRSGQRALPSDCIGTGRKVCISGFSSKRWGKRTRTRPTNAAVKTVKEKEQNCSFKNNHKQGSLLEYGLKLRKRAEKRVIPDDDITESRDAQFSLLNSSSLNSSAFQNLSQDTSGLQYWTRLRATLSLHKKKKVEARVETCRLELTCTSTERSYLGAPITSYSQLSNITPLGKQLNRCQTLPRHSMSLLTPMKYSSLCEELLTDAEKVFEECQQTEAISFSECIPQNKMSKCEKIGEGVFGEVFKTISSGNHVALKIIPIEGSDTVNGETQKNFGEILPEIIISRELSLLCEESENSTDGFIKLHSVHCVKGSYPQYLLQAWDTYNKSRGSENDNPALFGNDQLFIILEFEFGGSDLENMRDELSSVNSAKSILHQVTVALAVAEEALRFEHRDLHWGNILVKRTTVKTLRYNLHGSTFEIPTQGVQANIIDYTLSRLEKDGLTVFCDIATDEALFQGQGDYQFDVYRSMRQENANNWSGYHPHSNVLWLHYLADKLIKEMRYRKKPNTSAMKGVHRKLVQFHREVLGFGSASEVLQKSPLFR; from the coding sequence ATGTACGGAGCCTCGGGACCCTGCCGGCGGGGCGGCGTGATCCGCACGTACGGCAGGCGGCAGCTCTACCGCCGGGTGCAAGCGCAGCGCTGGCTCTCGCCCCAGTGCCAGCAGCACGTCTTCTCCACCAGCTcgtccgcctcctcctcctccttctcctcttcctgcgaGGCGCTCGCCTACCCCGACTACCGGCCGAGCAAGAAGGCGAGGGGGAGCGCCGCCTCCTCCTGCGAGGCGCTCGCCGACCCCGACTACCGGCCCAGCAAGAAGGCGAGGGGGAgcgccgccgccgcctcctcctgCGAGGCGCTCGCCGACCCCGACTACCGGCCCAGCAAGAAGGCGAGGGGGAGCGGCCCTTCCAGACCCGGGCGCGCAGGCGAGAGCCCGGCCGATGGCAGCCGAGCCGGCCCCCGCAAGAAGAAGGCCCAGGGGGCGATGAAGCTCCGGGCCCGGAGGAAAAGGAGCGCCCGGGCGGACCAAGGgaccgaggaggaggaggaggggaaagagaatGATGCCCCGGATCCGGATCGGGGTGgccttcccttccttcttcccgCGCCTCAGGACAAGTTTATCACCAATCGCAGGAGATTCAAAGCCCGGGACTCGCAAACGCAAACACTAAAGCTGACAAGCAGCAGTCAGAAGGACCGGCCGCCGCCGGCAGAGAGACGCCTAATGCCCTTGAAGGCTCATGCAGTCATCAGCAAACCCCCCCTCCTATGCAGTACACCGGCCCAGTCATCCAGGGCGGGCGCTCTGGCCACCAAACCTTCCAGGAGGCTCGTCCCTTTCAGCCAGGACCTGGAGGAGAGCATCTTGCACAGTTTTGGTACAGAGTCGGTGTCCGGGTCCTGGAATATGAATTCTCCTACCCATTCATCCTCTCAAAATCCACCTCAGCTGAGGGCAGAGCAGTTCCTACGACAAAGCTGCAGTTTGTCTAACTCTAAGTCTGTCATTTCTATTGCCAGCAGCACTGCTGGTCATGGTAACGGCAGTGTTTTTTCCTGTAGTGCAGAGCTGTTCTCCCAAGAATTGAACctagaggggaaggagggagagatttCTACAGAGGAAAAGGGAACTTCGTCGTCAGCATTTCAGTATTGCTCTGGCTATGTGCAGAGAGACGCAGAAGTACTATttgtaaacaaacaaaaaggatATCTTCAACCAGTGGTGGCCTTGGAGAACTGTGTTAGCATCAGTCTAGCTCAGTCCTCTGGTCAAGAGATGTCAAGGCTGTTAGAATGTTGGAAGGACAAGCATAAAATTGCTGAAATAAACCCCAAGATTCTTAAGCATTTGCAACAGATGAACCACTTCAGCACAAATACATCAGTTCCAGCTTCCTTTGGAAGTGCAAGGCATGGAACAAAAGAACAAGCTGGTCTCCCTCAGAACGAAGGGTTGATAGTGGGAAAAGGTGATCAAGATAGCCACTGTAAGAAGTTGGATGTGTGCAGTGCAAAAAGAAGCCACAACAGAATGGGGACACTTCCTCAAATGACTGTGAATTCCGTGAGGATGAAGCCTTTGCTGATTGATAGTCAGAAAGCTACAGTTAGCAGCCCGTTGCTGAAACAGCAGCATTGCAAAAGGACAGACTCCTTGCTTTATACAAGTACAGTCTCACAGAAGATGGTCAGGAGTGGTCAAAGAGCATTACCTTCTGATTGTATTGGTACTGGGCGAAAGGTGTGCATCAGTGGTTTCAGCTCTAAGAGATGGGGAAAGCGAACAAGAACCCGCCCAACAAATGCAGCAGTAAAAACTGTCAAGGAAAAGGAGCAGAACTGTTCCTTCAAAAATAATCATAAACAGGGCTCACTGCTAGAGTATGGCCTCAAGCTCAGGAAGCGTGCTGAAAAGAGAGTAATCCCGGATGACGACATCACAGAGAGCAGGGATGCACAATTCAGTCTTCTGAATTCATCCTCGTTGAACTCCTCTGCCTTTCAGAATCTTTCCCAGGATACCTCAGGCCTGCAATATTGGACTCGACTGAGGGCTACTCTGTCTTTACACAAGAAGAAGAAAGTGGAGGCTCGCGTAGAGACATGTAGACTAGAATTGACATGCACAAGCACTGAGAGAAGCTACCTTGGTGCTCCAATAACTTCATATTCACAGCTTTCTAACATCACCCCTTTGGGGAAGCAGTTGAATAGGTGTCAGACCTTACCAAGACATTCCATGAGTCTTTTGACACCAATGAAGTATTCATCACTTTGTGAGGAACTTCTTACTGATGCGGAAAAGGTTTTTGAAGAGTGCCAGCAGACTGAGGCAATCTCATTTTCCGAGTGCATTccacaaaacaaaatgagcaaGTGTGAGAAGATTGGCGAGGGCGTCTTTGGAGAGGTTTTTAAAACCATCAGCAGTGGGAATCATGTGGCTCTCAAGATTATTCCTATTGAGGGCAGTGACACGGTGAATGGAGAGACCCAAAAGAACTTTGGGGAAATTCTTCCCGAAATCATCATTTCCAGGGAACTGAGTCTGTTATGTGAGGAAAGTGAGAACAGCACAGATGGGTTCATAAAACTGCATTCAGTCCACTGTGTTAAAGGTTCTTATCCACAatatcttctccaagcctggGACACCTATAACAAAAGCAGAGGTTCTGAAAACGACAATCCAGCTCTGTTTGGAAATGATCAGCTTTTCATCATTCTAGAGTTTGAATTTGGAGGCAGTGACTTGGAGAATATGAGAGACGAATTGTCATCAGTGAATTCTGCAAAGAGTATTCTGCATCAAGTGACTGTAGCATTGGCTGTGGCGGAAGAGGCTTTGCGTTTCGAGCACCGGGATCTTCACTGGGGGAACATCTTGGTGAAGCGAACAACTGTCAAAACTCTAAGGTACAATCTGCATGGCTCAACTTTTGAGATCCCAACACAGGGTGTTCAAGCCAATATCATTGATTACACATTGTCCCGACTGGAGAAAGATGGCCTCACGGTCTTTTGTGACATTGCTACGGACGAGGCACTTTTCCAAGGGCAGGGAGACTATCAGTTTGACGTCTATCGCTCCATGAGGCAGGAGAATGCAAATAACTGGTCAGGGTACCATCCGCACTCCAACGTCCTCTGGCTCCACTACCTAGCCGACAAACTGATAAAAGAAATGCGCTATCGGAAGAAGCCCAACACCTCAGCCATGAAAGGCGTTCACAGGAAGCTAGTTCAGTTCCACAGGGAAGTACTTGGGTTTGGTTCTGCTTCAGAGGTCCTTCAGAAAAGTCCTCTCTTCCGATAG